The Streptococcaceae bacterium ESL0687 genome has a segment encoding these proteins:
- a CDS encoding exonuclease domain-containing protein — translation MTKFAIVDLEATDAHLSQNKIIQIGLVILEDGQIKKSYSQNINPHEKLTSHISSLTGLTDEILSQAVDFSEVAEEVYDLLEGSIFVAHNVKFDYSLMKKSFRELGIDFELPSVDTVELSRVFFPDFEKYSLEYLGQKLNLSHDNPHNALSDALATANLLKLIQDKIKGLPKAVVAEILRHSGNLIYESQLVIKDAFNEMTDSPSIKDSHFMVEDLIATRIFPLTKENLQLEASFDKNMAKLGLKTRKNQEEFSIVVENRLAQDEPSFIQAQTGMGKTYSYLLPILSKGEKIIVATPTKNLQEQLVADYQEEFKDRLGVNISKLLGHRNYIKLEKFRKLLKEVNSGANHEIFKMKVLVWLCQTETGELDELSQVMTSEDYLREIAHDGNLDQKSIFYQQDFLRRAYEKIEFSSVLVINQSLMIEKLKTNQGFFKGRVLVVDEAQELFKNLENSQRASFDWTSVGEELKLHKNKLNGDPNLLRRVTSSLNFHINHLPQSREKILVDAQEFGLKDLLEFLGQTDDSYIWKQGDYLYKSPKDFLDFKGLLPDKLKVYLIGATLSVSEKNHRLPELLGFTDYTYDELAAQRAKNQEVYMVTDGPNIGNLSNANLAAYTFENISQLVRLDQPILVLLTSKDLLNSLSDLLAQEDYSFLAQGLHGSPMQIKKRFDEGRAQILLGLASFWEGIDFSEQDKIILLIPRLPFSTPEDILMKKYAEKFANPFYDFNLPLTTLRLRQALGRVNRRADQKSAVVILDRRLAGKNYGKKMCANLSELAPINFEEIAGLEGKIKKNLL, via the coding sequence GTGACCAAGTTTGCGATTGTGGATTTGGAGGCAACAGATGCCCACCTTTCACAGAATAAAATAATTCAAATTGGCCTTGTCATTTTAGAAGATGGTCAAATTAAAAAAAGTTACTCACAAAATATAAATCCCCATGAAAAATTAACCTCACATATCAGCAGTTTAACAGGGCTTACTGATGAAATTTTAAGCCAGGCTGTCGATTTTTCAGAGGTTGCTGAAGAAGTTTATGACCTTCTAGAAGGTTCGATTTTTGTTGCCCACAATGTAAAATTTGACTATAGCCTTATGAAAAAATCTTTCAGGGAACTAGGGATTGATTTTGAATTACCAAGTGTCGACACTGTCGAACTTTCCAGGGTCTTTTTCCCAGATTTTGAAAAGTATTCTCTTGAGTATTTGGGACAAAAATTAAATTTATCCCATGATAATCCTCATAATGCCCTAAGTGACGCCCTTGCCACTGCAAATCTACTTAAGCTTATCCAGGATAAGATTAAGGGTTTGCCAAAAGCTGTAGTTGCTGAGATTTTAAGGCATTCGGGTAATTTAATATATGAAAGTCAGCTGGTTATTAAGGATGCCTTTAATGAAATGACAGATAGTCCTTCTATAAAAGATAGTCATTTTATGGTTGAAGACCTTATAGCTACAAGGATTTTTCCCTTGACCAAGGAAAACTTGCAGCTGGAAGCTAGCTTTGATAAAAATATGGCAAAACTTGGCTTGAAAACAAGGAAAAACCAGGAAGAATTTTCTATAGTAGTTGAAAATAGATTAGCCCAAGATGAACCGTCCTTTATCCAAGCACAAACTGGAATGGGAAAAACTTACAGCTACCTGCTGCCCATCTTATCAAAAGGTGAAAAAATAATTGTTGCGACACCGACAAAGAACCTTCAAGAGCAGTTGGTAGCCGACTACCAGGAGGAGTTTAAAGACCGCCTTGGGGTAAATATTTCAAAACTACTAGGTCACAGAAATTATATAAAGCTTGAAAAATTCCGTAAGCTCTTGAAGGAGGTAAATTCAGGGGCCAACCATGAAATCTTCAAGATGAAGGTTTTGGTTTGGTTGTGCCAAACTGAAACCGGAGAGCTTGACGAATTAAGCCAGGTTATGACCAGCGAAGACTACTTAAGGGAAATAGCCCATGATGGAAATCTAGATCAAAAGTCAATTTTCTATCAGCAGGACTTTTTAAGAAGGGCCTATGAAAAAATCGAATTTTCATCTGTCCTAGTAATTAATCAGTCGCTTATGATTGAAAAACTAAAGACCAACCAAGGATTTTTTAAGGGGCGCGTTTTAGTGGTTGATGAGGCCCAGGAACTTTTTAAAAATCTAGAAAATTCTCAAAGGGCCAGTTTTGATTGGACAAGTGTAGGTGAGGAGTTAAAACTTCATAAGAATAAGTTGAACGGAGATCCTAATCTACTTAGGCGAGTTACTTCCAGCCTGAATTTTCATATCAATCACCTGCCTCAATCAAGGGAGAAAATTTTAGTTGATGCCCAGGAATTTGGCCTAAAAGACCTACTTGAATTTTTAGGTCAAACAGATGATTCCTATATTTGGAAGCAGGGAGACTACCTCTACAAGAGTCCCAAAGATTTTCTTGATTTCAAAGGGCTTCTACCGGACAAGCTAAAGGTTTACCTAATAGGCGCAACCCTAAGTGTTAGTGAAAAGAATCATAGGCTACCTGAACTTTTAGGTTTTACAGATTACACCTATGATGAGTTGGCAGCGCAAAGGGCTAAGAATCAGGAAGTGTATATGGTAACTGACGGTCCTAATATTGGTAACCTTTCTAATGCTAATCTGGCAGCTTATACCTTTGAAAATATTTCACAGCTGGTGCGTCTTGATCAGCCCATCCTTGTCCTTCTGACCTCAAAGGATTTACTAAATTCTCTTTCAGACCTCCTAGCCCAGGAAGATTATTCCTTCTTGGCTCAGGGTCTTCATGGAAGTCCCATGCAGATAAAAAAACGTTTTGACGAAGGTCGTGCTCAGATTTTACTAGGGCTTGCAAGCTTTTGGGAGGGGATTGATTTTTCTGAGCAGGATAAAATCATCCTCTTGATCCCAAGACTTCCCTTTTCAACTCCAGAAGATATTCTCATGAAAAAATATGCCGAGAAATTTGCTAATCCCTTTTATGATTTTAACTTGCCTTTGACTACTTTAAGACTAAGACAGGCTCTTGGCCGGGTTAATAGAAGGGCTGACCAAAAATCAGCTGTTGTTATTTTGGACAGGCGGCTTGCTGGGAAAAATTATGGTAAAAAGATGTGTGCTAATTTAAGTGAACTTGCACCCATTAATTTTGAGGAAATTGCGGGATTAGAGGGTAAAATCAAAAAAAATCTGTTATAA
- a CDS encoding MBL fold metallo-hydrolase has translation MKIEKIINEVMSENTYFLINDQGLLLVDPGSDTPKILEKLAQLNLPLKGILLTHAHYDHIIGIPAVKEKYPGVPVYVATPEVTWLYTPEYNLSRQFGFKNNLEDVVVDPADYEYEINGYYDIDGFKFKVVATPGHSIGGVSLIFEDENLVLTGDALFKGTVGVTNLYTGNYEELLAGIERELFTLDENYEVYPGHGPKTTIGREKQENPHFQK, from the coding sequence ATGAAAATAGAAAAAATTATCAATGAGGTCATGAGTGAAAATACCTATTTTCTGATCAATGACCAGGGTCTACTTCTTGTTGATCCGGGGAGCGATACTCCCAAAATACTAGAGAAACTTGCCCAACTTAATCTTCCTCTTAAGGGAATTCTTTTAACCCATGCCCACTACGATCACATCATTGGAATCCCTGCTGTTAAGGAAAAATATCCTGGAGTTCCAGTCTATGTGGCAACTCCTGAGGTTACTTGGCTTTATACTCCTGAATACAATCTATCCCGTCAGTTTGGCTTTAAAAATAATCTGGAGGATGTGGTTGTCGATCCAGCTGATTACGAGTATGAAATTAATGGCTACTATGATATAGATGGTTTTAAATTCAAGGTTGTAGCCACACCAGGCCATTCAATTGGGGGTGTTAGTTTAATCTTCGAGGATGAGAATCTTGTCCTGACAGGAGATGCTCTTTTCAAGGGAACAGTCGGAGTTACTAACCTTTATACTGGTAACTACGAGGAACTTCTCGCTGGAATTGAAAGAGAACTCTTCACCCTGGATGAAAATTATGAAGTCTACCCGGGCCATGGTCCTAAAACCACCATCGGTAGGGAAAAACAAGAAAATCCGCACTTTCAAAAATAA
- a CDS encoding VOC family protein, translating to MKMIHTCIRVQDLDKSLKFYEDSLGFTEKRRLDFPEYKFTLVYLTLPGDDYELELTYNYDSLPYDLGNGYGHIAISSSDFDNLYKKHVEAGFKVTDIKGLPEGDTSYYFISDPDGYKIEIIKE from the coding sequence ATGAAAATGATTCACACCTGTATCAGAGTTCAAGACCTAGATAAGTCCCTAAAATTTTATGAGGACTCTCTCGGCTTCACTGAAAAAAGACGTCTTGATTTTCCGGAATATAAATTTACCCTGGTCTATCTGACTCTTCCTGGTGACGACTACGAACTTGAACTTACCTATAACTATGACTCACTTCCATATGACTTGGGAAATGGATATGGTCATATTGCTATTTCAAGTAGTGACTTTGATAACCTTTATAAAAAACATGTAGAGGCTGGTTTTAAGGTTACAGACATTAAAGGGCTGCCAGAAGGGGATACAAGTTACTACTTTATCAGTGATCCTGACGGCTACAAAATTGAAATCATTAAAGAATAA
- a CDS encoding alpha/beta hydrolase, which produces MIYDEGNKKMDGNTPLEIRNQEKIIRASDGLDLNLKIVRPVKEVDFKGSLQIIHGMGEHALRYMNLAKYLAVHGYLVFISDNRGHGLSLNDKNPTGHITSLDQMIEDQLQISRLIKKKYPNLPLTIYGHSFGSMIARAYLDYDDSMLAGLILTGTVKYKAASKIGKIILGARIKALKNPKPSKFLNNLVGPGGGSNDWITSDQAELDLIAEDNLWVKTYNDYGLLAILEANYRIKYISKRAGKNPVNKKLPILSINGEEDIVTGGRKGLLASKRFLELRGYENVEFISMPQMKHEVINELEKELVYQMILTFLDKENRS; this is translated from the coding sequence TTGATATATGATGAAGGGAATAAAAAGATGGATGGAAATACCCCTCTTGAAATTAGAAATCAGGAAAAAATTATTAGGGCGTCAGATGGACTAGATTTAAATTTAAAGATTGTAAGGCCAGTCAAAGAAGTAGACTTTAAAGGATCCCTACAAATAATACATGGGATGGGAGAACATGCCTTAAGATATATGAATTTGGCCAAGTACCTAGCAGTTCATGGTTACCTTGTTTTTATCAGTGATAATAGGGGACATGGACTATCCCTTAATGACAAAAATCCTACGGGTCACATAACAAGTCTTGATCAGATGATTGAAGATCAGCTGCAAATCAGTAGATTGATAAAGAAAAAATATCCCAATCTTCCTCTAACCATCTATGGTCATTCTTTTGGTTCTATGATTGCTAGAGCCTATTTAGATTATGATGATTCCATGCTTGCTGGACTTATTTTAACAGGAACTGTCAAATATAAGGCTGCCTCAAAAATTGGAAAAATAATACTTGGTGCAAGAATTAAAGCCTTGAAAAATCCAAAACCATCTAAGTTTTTAAATAATTTGGTCGGTCCTGGAGGAGGTTCTAATGACTGGATAACATCAGATCAGGCAGAGCTTGACTTGATTGCTGAGGATAACCTGTGGGTTAAAACATATAATGATTACGGTCTTTTGGCCATCCTTGAGGCAAACTATAGGATTAAATATATTAGCAAAAGAGCTGGTAAAAATCCAGTAAATAAAAAGCTTCCCATCCTAAGTATCAACGGAGAAGAAGATATTGTAACTGGAGGTCGTAAAGGTCTTTTGGCTTCTAAAAGATTTTTGGAGCTTAGGGGATATGAGAATGTGGAGTTCATAAGCATGCCCCAAATGAAGCATGAGGTTATTAATGAGCTGGAAAAGGAGCTAGTTTATCAGATGATTTTAACTTTTTTGGACAAAGAAAATAGGAGTTAA
- the rplA gene encoding 50S ribosomal protein L1 → MAKKSKQMTAALEKIDSTKVYSAEEAVALAKETNFAKFDATVEVAYNLNIDVKKADQQIRGALVLPNGTGKTQKVLVFAKGEKAKEAEAAGADYVGDDELVAKINGGWFDFDVVVATPDMMAVVGRLGRVLGPRNLMPNPKTGTVTMDVTKAIEEVKAGKVTYRADKAGNVHVPIGKVSFDDAKLVENFKAINNVIAAAKPSSAKGTYITNLSVTTTMGPGVHVDPASL, encoded by the coding sequence ATGGCTAAAAAAAGCAAACAAATGACTGCTGCTCTTGAAAAAATCGACAGCACAAAAGTTTACAGCGCTGAAGAAGCTGTAGCTCTTGCAAAAGAAACTAACTTTGCAAAATTTGACGCAACTGTTGAAGTTGCTTACAACCTTAACATCGACGTTAAGAAAGCTGACCAACAAATCCGTGGAGCTCTTGTGCTTCCAAACGGAACTGGTAAAACTCAAAAAGTTTTAGTTTTCGCTAAAGGTGAAAAAGCTAAAGAAGCTGAAGCTGCTGGAGCTGACTACGTTGGTGACGACGAATTAGTTGCTAAAATCAACGGTGGATGGTTCGACTTCGACGTAGTAGTTGCTACTCCTGATATGATGGCTGTTGTAGGTCGCCTTGGACGTGTCCTTGGACCTCGTAACCTTATGCCAAACCCTAAAACAGGAACAGTTACTATGGACGTAACTAAAGCAATCGAAGAAGTTAAAGCTGGTAAAGTAACTTACCGTGCTGACAAAGCTGGTAACGTTCACGTTCCAATCGGTAAAGTATCATTTGATGACGCTAAACTTGTTGAAAACTTCAAAGCTATCAACAACGTTATCGCTGCTGCTAAACCATCATCAGCTAAAGGAACTTACATCACTAACCTATCAGTTACAACAACTATGGGACCTGGTGTACACGTAGATCCTGCTTCACTATAA
- the rplK gene encoding 50S ribosomal protein L11 — MAKKVEKLVKLQIPAGKATPAPPVGPALGQAGINIMGFTKEFNARTADQAGMIIPVVISVYEDKSFTFITKTPPAAVLLKKAAGVEKGSGTPNTVKVATVTRAQVQEIAETKMPDLNAGSLEAAMRMIEGTARSMGFVVED; from the coding sequence GTGGCTAAAAAAGTAGAAAAACTTGTAAAATTACAAATTCCTGCCGGTAAAGCAACACCAGCTCCACCAGTTGGACCAGCACTAGGTCAAGCGGGAATCAACATCATGGGATTCACTAAAGAATTCAACGCTCGTACAGCTGACCAAGCTGGTATGATCATCCCAGTTGTAATCAGTGTTTATGAAGACAAATCATTCACATTCATTACTAAAACACCTCCAGCTGCTGTGCTTCTTAAGAAAGCTGCAGGAGTTGAAAAAGGTTCTGGAACTCCAAACACAGTTAAAGTTGCGACTGTAACTCGTGCACAAGTTCAAGAAATCGCTGAAACTAAAATGCCTGACCTTAACGCTGGTAGCCTAGAAGCTGCAATGCGTATGATCGAAGGTACAGCACGCTCAATGGGCTTCGTTGTAGAAGACTAA
- a CDS encoding Gfo/Idh/MocA family oxidoreductase translates to MKTYNWAILGSGAIANRFAETMKDNNRDIYGIANRTYENACKLAEEYGVGKVYRQIDNLFLDDQVDVVYIASPHNTHITYIKKALEAGKHVLCEKAITLNSAELEEAVELAKNKKLILAEAMTIYHMPLYRELGQRIANGDFGKLELIQMNFGSFKEYDPNNRFYSKSLAGGALLDIGVYALSFVRWFMETKSAEIMSQVKLAPTGVDEKVSIILKNEEEQMATVSLSLHAKQPKRGLLSFEDAYIEIYEYPRGTQATITYLDGTCEEIEVGSYDTALFYEVEDMERSIELTENMMYLDYTRDVMNLMTKLRTDWQLVYPEEVDDNK, encoded by the coding sequence ATGAAAACATATAATTGGGCAATTCTTGGTAGCGGGGCAATTGCTAACCGCTTTGCAGAAACCATGAAAGACAACAACAGAGATATTTACGGTATAGCTAATAGGACCTATGAAAATGCCTGTAAACTAGCAGAAGAATACGGGGTAGGTAAGGTTTACAGGCAGATTGATAATCTGTTTCTTGATGACCAGGTCGATGTAGTTTATATTGCAAGTCCACACAATACTCACATTACTTATATTAAAAAAGCCCTCGAGGCAGGCAAGCATGTTCTTTGTGAAAAGGCCATAACTTTAAATTCAGCAGAGCTAGAAGAGGCAGTTGAACTTGCAAAAAATAAGAAATTAATTTTAGCTGAGGCCATGACCATTTACCACATGCCCCTTTATAGGGAGTTGGGACAAAGAATTGCTAACGGTGATTTTGGAAAACTTGAGTTAATTCAAATGAACTTTGGTAGTTTCAAGGAATATGATCCCAACAACCGCTTTTACAGCAAAAGTCTTGCGGGCGGGGCCCTTCTTGATATCGGTGTTTATGCCCTATCATTTGTCCGCTGGTTTATGGAGACTAAATCAGCAGAGATTATGTCTCAGGTTAAGCTAGCTCCAACAGGAGTAGACGAAAAAGTGAGTATAATCCTCAAAAATGAGGAGGAGCAGATGGCAACAGTAAGTCTATCCCTTCACGCCAAACAGCCCAAACGTGGCCTTTTATCTTTTGAAGATGCCTATATTGAAATTTATGAATATCCAAGAGGTACCCAGGCAACAATAACCTACCTTGATGGAACTTGTGAAGAAATCGAGGTTGGTAGCTATGATACAGCTCTTTTCTACGAGGTCGAAGACATGGAGAGAAGCATTGAGCTAACTGAAAATATGATGTATCTTGACTATACAAGGGATGTAATGAACCTTATGACCAAATTAAGAACCGATTGGCAGCTTGTGTATCCAGAAGAAGTAGATGACAATAAATAA
- a CDS encoding YozE family protein has product MPSFYTYLMAKRGPKEDCDLTILANEVFNDSTFPRHTSDFNEISDYLEREAPFSFNLGKFDEIFDNYLNK; this is encoded by the coding sequence ATGCCTAGTTTTTATACTTATTTGATGGCCAAAAGAGGTCCCAAGGAGGACTGTGATTTAACAATTTTAGCCAATGAAGTTTTTAATGATTCAACTTTTCCCAGACATACATCAGATTTTAACGAAATAAGTGACTATCTCGAAAGAGAAGCTCCTTTTTCCTTTAATCTTGGTAAGTTTGATGAGATATTTGATAATTATCTAAACAAGTGA
- the msrA gene encoding peptide-methionine (S)-S-oxide reductase MsrA, producing MERAIFAGGCFWCMVEPFEEQDGVISVLSGYTGGHTVNPTYEDILTHKTGHTEAVEIIFDNEKISYENLVELYWQQTDPTDAFGQFQDRGDNYRPVIFYEDDRQKEIAEASKKRLQDSGRFTKPIVTSIEKAQTFYPAEDYHQAFYKTNPGRYALSSGLRHKFIEDNWKDA from the coding sequence ATGGAACGTGCAATTTTTGCTGGTGGCTGCTTTTGGTGTATGGTTGAACCCTTTGAGGAACAAGACGGTGTAATAAGCGTTTTAAGTGGTTACACGGGAGGTCATACAGTAAATCCAACTTATGAAGATATATTAACTCACAAAACAGGTCATACTGAGGCTGTTGAAATTATTTTTGATAATGAAAAAATAAGTTACGAGAATCTTGTCGAACTATACTGGCAACAAACAGATCCGACAGACGCCTTTGGTCAATTTCAAGATAGGGGAGACAACTATCGCCCGGTAATCTTTTATGAGGATGACAGACAAAAAGAAATTGCAGAAGCTAGTAAAAAAAGGCTTCAAGATTCTGGTCGTTTCACAAAACCGATTGTTACCTCAATTGAAAAAGCCCAAACTTTTTATCCAGCTGAGGACTATCATCAAGCCTTCTATAAAACCAATCCAGGTCGTTATGCCCTATCAAGTGGCCTAAGGCACAAGTTTATTGAGGATAACTGGAAGGATGCCTAG
- a CDS encoding S1 RNA-binding domain-containing protein — MNDLLAKYITAIVTDENDNSYFLQKNGHTLILDKTEGEHALGDTVKVFVYADKKGKPKATTIFPTAGRDNYGWGTVTEVRRDLGVFVDIGLSGKDVVISMDNLPELKNLWPKEGDKLYVTLEVDQKDRIWATLADNEVFKDLAGRAYNNMQDQNLKAIVYRLKLSGTFVFIPDNNMLGFIHPSERFSEPRLGEEVDVRVIGYRDVDKTLNLSLKPRSHEMLDNDAQMILAYLKGAGGFMSLNDKSTPDDIKATFGISKGQFKKALGGLMKAGKVKQDEFGTDLIKED; from the coding sequence ATGAACGATTTATTAGCAAAATATATAACTGCTATTGTTACAGATGAAAATGACAATAGTTACTTTTTACAGAAGAATGGTCACACTTTAATTCTTGATAAGACTGAAGGTGAGCATGCTCTTGGTGATACGGTCAAGGTCTTTGTTTATGCCGACAAAAAAGGGAAACCAAAGGCAACAACAATTTTTCCAACAGCAGGACGTGATAATTATGGTTGGGGAACAGTAACTGAAGTTAGACGTGACCTTGGGGTCTTTGTTGACATCGGCTTATCTGGAAAAGATGTCGTTATCTCTATGGATAATCTACCTGAGCTTAAAAACTTATGGCCTAAAGAGGGAGATAAGCTTTATGTAACCCTTGAGGTCGACCAAAAGGATAGGATTTGGGCTACTCTTGCTGACAATGAGGTCTTCAAAGACTTGGCAGGCCGTGCCTACAATAATATGCAGGATCAAAATTTAAAGGCCATTGTTTACAGGTTAAAACTATCGGGTACTTTTGTTTTTATTCCTGACAATAATATGTTAGGATTTATTCATCCGAGTGAACGTTTTTCAGAGCCTCGCTTGGGAGAAGAAGTTGACGTCCGTGTTATTGGATACCGCGATGTTGATAAGACCCTTAACCTAAGTTTAAAACCAAGATCACATGAGATGCTTGATAATGATGCCCAAATGATTTTAGCATATCTTAAAGGTGCAGGAGGCTTTATGTCATTAAATGATAAGAGTACACCTGACGACATTAAGGCAACCTTTGGAATCAGTAAAGGTCAGTTCAAAAAAGCTTTGGGTGGTCTAATGAAGGCTGGTAAGGTTAAACAAGATGAGTTTGGGACAGACTTAATTAAGGAAGATTAA
- the frr gene encoding ribosome recycling factor, with protein MSNEILKNAKERMEQSEASLLREFGSIRAGRANASLLDRIQVEYYGAPTPLNQLASIAIPEARVLLITPFDKSSIKDIEHAINASDLGITPQSDGTIIRLVIPQLTEERRKELAKEVKKVAEGSKVAVRNIRRDAMDTAKKQEKNSEITEDELRGLEKEIQNITDESVKRIDKLTKDKETELLDV; from the coding sequence ATGTCAAACGAAATTTTAAAAAATGCAAAAGAAAGAATGGAACAATCAGAAGCAAGTTTGCTTCGTGAATTCGGAAGCATTCGTGCTGGACGTGCAAATGCAAGTCTTTTAGACCGTATTCAAGTTGAATACTACGGAGCTCCAACTCCTCTTAATCAACTAGCTTCAATTGCAATTCCTGAAGCGCGTGTCCTTTTGATTACACCATTTGATAAATCATCAATCAAGGACATTGAACATGCCATCAATGCTTCTGACTTAGGAATTACACCTCAATCAGACGGAACAATCATCCGCCTAGTAATCCCTCAATTAACTGAAGAGCGTCGTAAAGAGCTTGCTAAGGAAGTTAAGAAGGTTGCTGAAGGATCTAAAGTAGCTGTTAGAAATATCCGCCGTGATGCTATGGATACTGCTAAAAAGCAAGAGAAAAACAGTGAAATTACAGAAGACGAACTACGTGGACTTGAAAAAGAAATTCAAAATATTACAGATGAATCTGTTAAGAGAATTGACAAGCTCACAAAAGATAAAGAAACAGAATTATTAGACGTTTAA
- the pyrH gene encoding UMP kinase, translating into MIEPKYKRVVLKLSGEALAGDEGFGINPIVVKGIAQELREVHDLGVEIAIVVGGGNIWRGQTGASLGMERAQADYMGMLATIMNALALQDTLENEDVPTRVQSSIDMRQIAEPYIRRKAERHLEKNRVVIFAGGTGNPYFSTDTTSALRAAEINADVILMAKNGVDGIYDADPNKDENATKFEHLTHMDVISQGLQVMDTTASTLSMDNDIPLVVFNLNEAGNIRRAVLGENIGTTVD; encoded by the coding sequence ATGATAGAACCAAAATATAAGCGTGTAGTACTTAAATTAAGCGGAGAAGCCCTAGCAGGTGACGAAGGATTTGGGATTAACCCAATCGTTGTTAAGGGAATTGCTCAAGAATTAAGAGAAGTTCATGATTTAGGTGTTGAAATTGCAATCGTTGTAGGTGGTGGAAATATCTGGCGTGGACAAACTGGAGCAAGCCTTGGAATGGAACGTGCTCAGGCTGATTACATGGGTATGCTTGCGACTATTATGAACGCTCTTGCCCTGCAAGATACTCTTGAAAATGAAGATGTACCAACACGTGTTCAATCATCAATCGACATGCGTCAAATCGCAGAGCCTTATATTCGTCGTAAGGCAGAGCGTCACCTAGAAAAAAATCGTGTGGTTATTTTCGCCGGTGGAACAGGGAATCCTTACTTCTCAACAGATACTACAAGTGCCCTAAGAGCTGCAGAAATCAATGCTGATGTAATTCTTATGGCTAAAAATGGGGTAGATGGAATTTACGATGCAGATCCTAACAAGGATGAAAATGCTACTAAATTTGAACACCTAACTCACATGGATGTAATTTCACAAGGACTACAGGTTATGGATACAACAGCAAGTACACTTTCAATGGATAATGATATTCCACTAGTTGTATTTAACCTAAACGAAGCTGGAAACATCCGCCGTGCAGTTCTTGGTGAAAACATCGGAACTACTGTAGATTAA